A single window of Pyxicephalus adspersus chromosome 10, UCB_Pads_2.0, whole genome shotgun sequence DNA harbors:
- the LOC140338950 gene encoding uncharacterized protein gives MEEWEYLEGHKDLYKYVMMENKPPPTSPDGTSNRNPPERYIGPPYFQDFKQEDDTTPHLETEPIYIKNEVKEEEEETYGRDGHNDQNTTSTYFMSSPNCKQEENDIKHVAQHIHSALSSENRPLFSNSQASTSRAHTDSKTVQPTTQIMEKKSCDLVKLNYNNSRNLENVSLEDNKKSKASKTDKSLKSKSLPVNLRTNNTEVPFPCAECGKGFHSKQDLLRHQRSHTGERPFSCPVCEKSFTQKGDLLRHQRIHTGERPYSCSVCNKSFSRRGHLLSHQRKHTGERPFSCLQCDKSFAQKAAFVIHQRSHTGERPYSCSECGKSFIQKRLLTVHLRSHTGERPFACSECSKCFTYRGDLLRHQKSHTGERLFSCATCSKSFFRKGHLLTHQRRHTGERPYPCTYCGKSFAYKAAIDAHLRIHTGERPFSCSECGKCFTQKGVLTAHQRRHTGDLPFFCLECGKGFVERGRFISHQRKHIESKEGFILKAQENVTFVNQTLMISSDGSSNGNPPERCPRPLYSRDSTQEDQEIPHHYQRGNLAGFKVGKEEPKKEKDEYSLTEEFPEEHNNIYKDVMMKAPRYQNPPERCPHPLYFKGSSQKDQELAHHFQGDNSTNINVDIKEEVEETHMKHEHTSIKEDGMLVTFQERQSSSDFCRDGHSVMDVQNTPETYFIFSPLVAKYTHPGLYKEKISTNHLHPETSSDKSHTLSRLIYPCTDRSSYQSNLQGSPSGLDKNTHRDENTFLSPEASGCFISEPSLVLDQSRLKHEAPCSQGRTLFPQGEELPKQRSHKGERPFLCSVCNKSFCRKADLLTHERIHTGERPFSCSECGKSFIQKGALKAHERSHTGERPFSCSVCGKRFVQQGHLLRHRKRHTGNRPYSCSECEKCFFQKDELALHQRSHNSEQVFTCIECGKGFAQKEYLRRHQRSHTGVHPFSCLECGKSFLRKAELLTHERRHTGERPFSCSECGKSFSQRGDLMSHERIHTGERPFSCSECGKSFAWKRVLIAHQRRHTGERPFPCPECGKCFAQKIGLTAHQRIHTGERPFSCSECGKYFTRSGHLLRHQRSGICAKVDLHAF, from the exons ATGGACATAATGATCAGAATACCACAAGCACATATTTTATGTCCTCTCCAAATTGTAAGCAAGAAGAAAATGACATCAAGCATGTTGCTCAGCATATACATtctgcactttcctctgaaaatCGACCACTTTTCTCCAATTCTCAAGCTTCCACTAGTAGGGCACATACTGATTCCAAAACGGTACAGCCAACAACtcaaattatggaaaaaaaatcctgtgacTTGGTCAAACTCAATTATAATAATTCCAGAAACTTGGAAAATGTTTCACTTGAAGATAATAAAAAGTCCAAAGCTTCTAAAactgataaaagtttaaaatcaaaATCCCTTCCTGTCAATCTAAGGACAAACAATACCGAGGTTCCATTTCCATGTGCCGAGTGTGGGAAAGGTTTCCATTCCAAACAGGACCTCCTTAGACACCAGAGAAGTCACACAGGGGAGCGACCTTTTTCTTGTCCAGTGTGTGAGAAAAGTTTCACCCAGAAAGGAGACCTTCTTagacaccagagaattcacactggTGAGCGTCCTTATTCATGTTCAGTATGCAACAAATCTTTCAGCCGAAGAGGTCACCTCCTTTCCCATCAAAGAAAACACACAGGAGagcgtcctttttcatgtttgCAGTGCGATAAATCTTTTGCCCAAAAAGCGGCTTTTGTTATCCACCAGAGAAgtcacacaggtgaacgtccttattcatgttcagaatgtggtaaaagttttattcagaaaaggtTACTTACTGTACACTTAAGAAGTCACACCGGTGAGCGCCCTTTTGCTTGTTCAGAATGTAGCAAGTGTTTTACCTATAGAGGGGACCTTCTTAGACACCAAAAAAGTCACACAGGGGAGCGTCTTTTTTCATGTGCAACCTGTAGCAAATCTTTCTTTCGAAAAGGACACCTCCTTACCCACCAGAGAAGACACACAGGTGAACGCCCCTATCCATGTACGTACTGTGGGAAATCGTTTGCATATAAAGCCGCAATTGATGCTCATCTaagaattcacacaggggagcgtcctttttcatgttcagaatgtggaaagTGTTTTACTCAGAAAGGAGTACTTACTGCGCACCAGAGAAGACACACTGGCGACCTTCCCTTCTTTTGTTTAGAATGTGGGAAGGGTTTTGTAGAGAGAGGACGCTTTATTAGTCATCAGAGAAAACACATCG AGTCCAAGGAAGGTTTCATTTTGAAAGCGCAGGAGAATGTAACATTTGTGAATCAGACACTCATGATATCATCAG atggatccagtaatgggaacccaccagagagatgtccccgtcctctgtattcccgggattccacacaggaagatcaggagatccctcaccattaTCAG CGAGGAAACCTTGCGGGTTTTAAGGTGGGTAAAGAAGAACCTAAAAAGGAGAAGGATGAATATAGTTTGACTGAAGAGTTTCCAGAAGAACACAACAATATTTACAAGGATGTCATGATGAAGGCACCTAGGTATcaaaacccaccagagagatgtccccacCCTttgtatttcaaaggttcctcacAGAAGGATCAGGAGCTCGCTCACCATTTTCAG GGTGATAACTCAACTAATATAAATGTTGACATTAAAGAGGAAGTAGAAGAAACACATATGAAACATGAACACACTTCAATAAAAGAGGATGGGATGTTAGTGACCTTTCAAGAGAGGCAATCTTCTTCAGATTTTTGCAGAG ATGGACATTCAGTGATGGATGTTCAGAACACCCCagagacatattttattttttctccactCGTTGCTAAGTATACACATCCTggactttacaaagaaaaaatatccaCAAATCATCTTCACCCTGAAACTTCTAGTGATAAATCTCATACTCTTTCGAGATTAATATATCCCTGTACAGACAGATCCTCCTATCAATCCAATCTCCAGGGATCTCCAAGTGGATTAGATAAGAATACACACAGAGATGAAAACACATTCCTATCACCTGAAGCCAGTGGTTGTTTTATATCAGAACCATCTCTTGTATTAGATCAAAGTAGACTGAAGCATGAGGCACCATGTTCACAAGGTAGAACATTGTTTCCCCAGGGGGAAGAACTTCCTAAACAGAGAAGTCACAAAGGGGAGCGTCCTTTTTTATGTTCAGTATGTAACAAATCTTTTTGTCGGAAAGCAGACCTTCTTACTCATGAGAGAATACACACTGGCGAGCGTCCTTTCtcctgttcagagtgtgggaaaagcTTCATTCAGAAAGGAGCACTTAAAGCACACGAGAGAAGTCACACTGGTGAGCGTCCTTTTTCCTGCTCAGTGTGTGGCAAACGTTTTGTACAACAGGGACATCTTCTCCGACACCGGAAAAGACACACAGGAAACCGTCCttattcatgttcagagtgtgaaaaatgtttttttcagaaggaTGAACTTGCATTACACCAAAGAAGTCACAATTCAGAACAAGTTTTTACTTGTATCGAGTGTGGGAAAGGTTTTGCACAGAAAGAATATCTTCGAAGGCATCAGAGAAGTCACACAGGGGTGCACCCTTTTTCATGTTTAGAATGTGGCAAATCCTTTCTGCGCAAAGCAGAACTTCTTACTCACGAGAGAAGACATACGGGCGAGCGTCCTTTTTCATGTTCTGAGTGTGGTAAAAGTTTTTCACAGAGAGGTGACCTGATGTCACACGAaagaattcacacaggagagcGCCCTTTTTcttgttctgaatgtgggaaaagttttgctTGGAAGAGAGTACTTATTGCACACCAAAGAAGACACACAGGGGAGCGTCCTTTTCCATGCCcagagtgcgggaaatgttttgcTCAGAAAATAGGACTTACTGCACACCAGAGAATTCATACAGGGGAGCGTCcattttcatgttcagaatgtgggaaatatTTTACCAGAAGCGGACATCTTTTGCGGCACCAGAGAAGCGGGATATGTGCTAAGGTGGACCTGCATGCCTTTTAA